A genomic segment from Acyrthosiphon pisum isolate AL4f chromosome A3, pea_aphid_22Mar2018_4r6ur, whole genome shotgun sequence encodes:
- the LOC100169301 gene encoding protein pelota gives MKLVHKDIEKDGKGVVVLIPEEAEDMWQAYNIIRKGDRIRASTIRKVQNESATGSSTSHRVRTTLTISVESVDFDTQACLLRLKGRNIEENEYVKMGAYHTIDLELNRKFTLMKEEWDSIDLGRIEMATDPAQTADVAAVIMQEGLAHVCLISGSRTIVRAKIDQNIPRKRKGDVKQHEKGILRFFDLVMQAILRHIRFDIVKCTIIASPGFVRDQFFEYVMQEAVKTDNKTILENKSKFITAHASSGFKHSLKEVLSNPSIAAKLEDTKALGELKVLDNFYKILQSESTRAFYGINHVEKANEVLGIETLLITDSLFRSQNIAERKRYVKLVDSVKESGGDVKIFSSMHVTGEQLSQITGVAAILRFPMPELEDDDEEEDDDDSDEYTPLPPS, from the exons ATGAAGCTCGTTCATAAAGACATAGAAAAGGATGGCAAAGG GGTCGTTGTGCTCATACCCGAAGAAGCTGAAGATATGTGGCAggcctacaatattataagaaaaggAGATCGAATTCGTGCATCAACTATAAG AAAAGTACAAAATGAATCAGCTACTGGATCATCCACTAGCCATCGAGTACGAACAACATTAACTATTAGTGTAGAGTCGGTAGATTTTGACACTCAAGCTTGTCTATTGCGGTTAAAAGGGAGAAATATTGAAGAAAATGAGTACGTCAAA atggGTGCCTATCATACCATTGATTTggaattaaatagaaaatttactCTAATGAAAGAAGAATGGGACTCTATTGATTTAGGAAGAATTGAAATGGCCACTGATCCAGCACag acagCAGATGTAGCGGCAGTCATAATGCAAGAAGGTTTAGCACATGTATGCTTAATTTCTGGTAGTCGGACAATAGTACGTGCCAAAATTGACCAAAATATACCACGCAAGCGAAAAGGAGATGTAAAGCAAcatgaaaaa ggtattttaagatttttcgaCTTGGTGATGCAGGCAATATTGCGTCATATCAGATTTGATATTGTTAAGTGCACAATAATTGCAAGTCCTGGTTTTGTGAGAgatcaattttttgaatatgtgaTGCAAGAAGCTGTAAAAACAGATAACAAgacaattttagaaaataaatctaaatttataacTGCCCATGCATCAAGTGGGTTCAAACATTCTTTGAAAG aagttCTATCGAATCCATCCATAGCTGCCAAACTTGAAGATACAAAAGCATTAGGTGAATTAAAAGTATTggataacttttataaaatattgcaatctGAATCAACTAGAGCTTTTTATGGTATCAATCATGTGGAAAAAGCTAATGAAGTATTAGGAATCGAAACATTACTTATCACAGATAGTTTATTTAG GAGTCAGAATATTGCTGAGCGTAAACGTTATGTTAAACTAGTAGATAGTGTCAAAGAATCTGGGGGtgatgtcaaaatattttcaagcatGCATGTTACTGGAGAAc AATTATCTCAAATTACTGGTGTTGCTGCCATACTACGATTTCCCATGCCCGAGTTAGAAGACGATGATGAAGAAGAAGATGATGATGACTCCGACGAATATACACCACTACCACCAAGTTGA
- the LOC100165225 gene encoding pescadillo homolog, with translation MPMQKKKFQSGEGARYVTRRAALNKLQLSLKDFRTLCIIKGIYPREPAHRRRAQRGKSGIHILYLKKDILFLLHEPMIWKLRDLQVHLNRLRRAKGMHQKDLIKRYANTIPRVAIDHVVKERYPTFIDALRDMDDALTLCCLFSTFPKLKSIPPNLIALCRRLTVEFMHVCIAARALRKVFISIKGIYFQVEIKGQAITWVIPHNYPHEPQKKQEVDFYTMATFADFYSTALGFVNYRLYHNLNLYYPPRLGSYNAERLEEEILEENETSDRVAALNLPLQKTAEDVEDPADAELDLDTFAVDGDESKAEEARKEYEKVRKLKKLFEGLKVFLNREVPREPLVFALRCFGAQVSWDETTFPEGATFPETDETITHQIVDRPDLEKQYISRYYIQPQWVFDCVNARELIPVEKYFIGTPLPPHLSPFTVEYRTQRYVPPEEKALTDPSVIVNKDQELLDEISDNDIEDIEDDKKESEDETMDADDEDLDEFDGEMTEEQLAEIKRKKMKVELGMPEVINKGKLRREHNQMKLLKEKMIQKKYRNLYKSMKSGRMKREKEIKLLKYKRRIHERTSVENKRAEIRARRAQAATLM, from the exons ATGCCTATGCAGAAGAAAAAG TTTCAATCCGGCGAGGGAGCTAGATATGTCACAAGGCGAGCAGCTTTAAATAAACTCCAGCTATCGTTGAAAGATTTTCGtacactatgtataatcaaGGGGATTTATCCAAGAGAACCTGCTCACCGTCGTCGAGCCCAGAGAGGAAAGAGTggtattcatattttgtatctGAAAAAAGATATACTGTTTCTTCTGCACGAACCTATGATATGGAAATTACGCGATCTTCAA GTGCACTTGAATCGATTACGTCGTGCCAAGGGAATGCATCAAAAAGATTTGATAAAACGATATGCAAATACCATCCCACGTGTAGCCATTGATCATGTAGTGAAAGAACGATATCCAACGTTCATTGATGCATTACGCGATATGGACGACGCTTTAACCCTTTGCTGTTTGTTTTCCACTTTTCCAAAGTTAAAAAGTATTCCTCCAAACTTAATTGCATTATGCCGTCGCCTTACTGTTGAGTTTATGCATGTATGCATTGCCGCACGTGCTTTACGCAAGGTATTCATATCTATTAAAGGAATTTATTTTCAAGTTGAAATAAAAGGCCAAGCTATTACTTGGGTTATCCCTCACAATTATCCACATGAA CCACAAAAAAAGCAAGAGGTTGATTTTTATACTATGGCCACATTTGCAGATTTTTACTCAACTGCATTAGGTTTTGTGAACTACCGTCTTTACCACAATTTAAACCTATACTACCCTCCACGACTTGGTTCATACAATG ctgagAGACTTGAAGAAGAAATTTTAGAAGAAAATGAAACAAGCGATCGTGTAGCTGCATTAAATTTACCGTTACAGAAAACTGCAGAAGATGTTGAAGATCCAGCAGACGCAGAGTTAGATTTAGATACTTTTGCTGTG gatGGTGATGAATCAAAAGCTGAAGAAGCACGTAAAGAATATGAGAAAGTAAGAAAATTAAAGAAACTGTTTGAAGGACTTAAAGTATTCTTAAACAGAGAAGTTCCCAGAGAGCCTTTAGTATTTGCACTCAGATGTTTTGGAGCTCAAGTGTCTTGGGATGAAACCACATTCCCCGAAGGTGCTACATTTCCAGAAACCGATGAAACTATTACTCATCAAATAGTGGACAGGCCTGATCTTGAGAAACAGTATATTTCAAG ATACTATATTCAGCCTCAGTGGGTGTTTGATTGTGTAAACGCACGTGAACTTATtcctgttgaaaaatattttattggaacACCATTACCTCCTCATTTGTCACCATTTACCGTTGAATATCGTACACAACGTTATGTGCCACCTGAAGAAAAAGCCTTAACTGACCCATCCGTAATAGTTAATAAAG atCAAGAATTGTTGGACGAAATTTCCGATAATGATATTGAAGACATTGAAGATGATAAAAAAGAATCTGAGGACGAAACCATGGATGCTGATGATGAGGATCTAGATGAATTTGATGGTGAAATGACTGAAGAACAATTAGCTGAAATTAAA cGTAAAAAAATGAAGGTTGAGTTAGGTATGCCAGAAGTGATTAATAAAGGAAAACTTAGACGTGAACATAATCAAATGAAACTCcttaaagaaaaaatgattcaaaaGAAATACAGaaacttatataaaagtatGAAGTCTGGTAGAATGAAGAgagaaaaagaaattaaattactgAAATACAAACGACGTATCCATGAAAGAACAAGTGTTGAAAATAAACGTGCAGAGATTAGAGCAAGAAGAGCACAAGCTGCTACATTGATGTAA
- the LOC100160416 gene encoding 26S proteasome non-atpase regulatory subunit-like isoform X1: protein MPSAIETKNVTRREILDMMNEKEKLEQQLKSLGEVLQSHRVGMDEPLVDDQDFPRNDIDVYQIRLIRNRIICTRNDLKAIMDRIEKSLNAYFTQSNHNEPEQHIHNGHCSLKPDN, encoded by the exons ATGCCTTCTGCAATTGAAACCAAAAATGTAACCAGAAGAGAAATTCTTGACATGATGAATGAAAAGGAAAAACTTGAACAACAATTGAAATCTCTTGGAGAAGTTTTGCAATCG catAGAGTCGGCATGGACGAACCTTTAGTAGATGACCAAGACTTTCCCAGGAATGACATTGATGTATACCAAATAAGATTAATACGTAATCGTATCATTT GCACACGTAATGATTTAAAAGCCATAATGGACCgtattgaaaaaagtttaaatgcttattttacACAAAGCAACCATAATGAACCTGAACAACACATACATAATGGACATTGCAGTTTGAAACCAGATAATTAA